One window of the Acidimicrobiia bacterium genome contains the following:
- a CDS encoding NAD-dependent epimerase/dehydratase family protein: protein MKWGSQRVLVTGATGLIGHHLTRELLSLGSEVAALVPDIDPNSEFYRTGIDRSCTVYSGILENDDDVRRALGGFMPDIVFHLGAQTLVGPALRDPVSTYRTNVLGTWNLLDACRLITPAAAVVVASSDKAYGETAHLPYLESLPVQAGAPYETSKACTDLIAQSYARTYRAPIAITRCGNVYGEGDRNWSRLVPGTFKSLIAGESPVLRSDGTPLRDYIYVADVVNGYLSTAAAITANHDLAGEAFNFSTETPLSVRSMYGAICEAFGENVEPLVAGGASAELQDQYLDASKARRVLNWSPEFELADGLDAACLWYSEYFASPDSIR from the coding sequence ATGAAGTGGGGATCCCAACGCGTCCTGGTAACCGGTGCGACCGGGTTGATCGGTCACCACCTCACGCGCGAGTTGTTGTCACTGGGTAGCGAGGTCGCTGCATTGGTTCCAGATATCGATCCCAACTCTGAGTTCTATCGCACCGGCATCGACCGCTCGTGCACTGTCTACTCCGGAATCCTCGAGAACGACGACGACGTAAGGCGCGCGCTCGGCGGTTTCATGCCCGATATCGTCTTCCATCTGGGAGCTCAGACCCTGGTAGGGCCGGCACTCCGAGATCCCGTCAGCACATACCGTACGAATGTTCTCGGAACCTGGAACCTCCTCGATGCATGCCGCCTGATCACGCCAGCCGCAGCAGTCGTCGTCGCATCCAGCGACAAAGCCTACGGTGAGACAGCGCATCTCCCCTATCTCGAATCGCTGCCCGTCCAGGCGGGTGCGCCATATGAGACCTCGAAAGCTTGTACGGATCTCATCGCCCAGTCGTACGCTCGGACCTATAGGGCCCCAATTGCAATCACAAGGTGCGGCAATGTCTACGGCGAGGGTGACCGCAACTGGAGCCGGCTGGTACCCGGTACCTTCAAGTCGCTGATTGCTGGGGAGTCCCCGGTCCTACGATCAGATGGAACACCGCTACGCGACTACATCTACGTCGCCGATGTGGTCAACGGCTACCTCTCGACAGCCGCAGCGATCACGGCCAACCATGATCTCGCAGGAGAGGCATTCAACTTCAGCACCGAAACCCCGCTCAGCGTGCGCAGCATGTATGGGGCCATCTGCGAGGCGTTCGGTGAAAACGTCGAACCCCTGGTCGCAGGTGGGGCAAGCGCCGAACTCCAGGATCAGTACCTCGATGCAAGCAAGGCACGTCGCGTCCTGAACTGGAGTCCCGAGTTTGAACTCGCCGATGGCCTGGATGCCGCGTGCCTCTGGTATTCAGAGTATTTCGCGTCGCCCGACTCAATCCGATAG